From Brassica oleracea var. oleracea cultivar TO1000 chromosome C3, BOL, whole genome shotgun sequence, a single genomic window includes:
- the LOC106335602 gene encoding general negative regulator of transcription subunit 3-like isoform X1, with protein sequence MGASRKLQGEIDRVLKKVQEGVDVFDSIWNKWNVYDTDNVNQKEKFEADLKKEIKKLQRYRDQIKTWIQSSEIKDKKVSASYEQSLVDARKLIEREMERFKICEKETKTKAFSKEGLGQQPKTDPKEKAKSETRDWLNNVVSELESQIDSFEAELEGLSVKKGKSRPPRLTHLETSITRHKDHIIKLELILRLLDNDELSPEQVNDVKDFLDDYVERNQDDFDEFSDVDELYSTLPLDEVEGLEDLVTAGPLVKGTPLSMKSSVAASASQVRSISLPTHHQSSSQEKTDDTTLPDSNSDTIPKTPPQKNGALHSAPSTPLGERPSFNAPVSSVPNAPVALSTSIPVQTSTESMGSLSPVAAKEEDATTLPSRKPTSSVADAPPRGIGRVNIPTQPQLSQPLSPSPANGARVSATSAAEVAKRNIMGVESNVQPLTSPLSKMVLPPAAKGNDGTVSDSNPGDVGASIGRAYSPSIVSGSQWRPGSPFQSQNETVRGRTEIAPDQREKFLQRYQQVQQGHGNLLGMASLSGGNEKQFSSQQQNPLLQQSSAISTHGGSGIQAPGFNVMSSASLQHSSNAMSQQFGQQPSVADVDHARNDEQLQQNLPDDSTSIAASKTIPNEDDSKGLFDNPSGMPSYMLDQVQVTRDGPDFSPGQPIQPGQPSSSHGVIGRRSNSELGAIGDPSALGPMNDQMHNLQMLEAAFYRLPQPKDSERPRPYTPRNPAITPQSFPQTQAPIVSNPLFWERLGSDAFGTEPLFFAFYYQQNSYQQYLAAKELKKQSWRYHRKFNTWFQRHKEPTIATDEYEQGAYVYFDFQTPKDENRDGGWVQRIKNEFTFEYSYLEDELAV encoded by the exons ATGGGAGCGAGTCGGAAGCTACAAGGCGAGATAGATCGGGTGCTGAAGAAGGTTCAAGAAGGTGTCGATGTCTTCGACAGCATCTGGAACAAG TGGAAT GTATATGATACGGATAATGTTAACCAAAAGGAAAAGTTTGAGGCTGACTTGAAGAAGGAGATCAAGAAGCTGCAGCGGTATAGGGACCAGATCAAGACTTGGATTCAGTCTAGTGAGATCAAAGATAAAAAA GTCAGTGCATCATATGAGCAATCCCTGGTTGACGCTCGGAAGCTCATTGAGCGAGAAATGGAGAGGTTTAAAATATGTGAGAAAGAGACCAAGACAAAAGCATTCTCTAAGGAAGGGCTGGGTCAGCAACCTAAAACT GACCCAAAAGAGAAAGCAAAGTCAGAGACAAGAGATTGGTTGAACAATGTG GTGAGCGAACTCGAGTCGCAGATTGATAGCTTTGAAGCTGAGTTGGAAGGACTATCTGTCAAAAAAGGGAAGTCAAGGCCGCCCAGATTG ACACATCTTGAGACATCTATCACAAGACACAAGGATCACATAATAAAGTTGGAATTGATATTAAGGCTTCTGGACAATGATGAATTAAGTCCAGAACAAGTAAATGACGTCAAAGATTTTCTGGATGATTATGTTGAACGAAATCAG GATGATTTTGACGAATTCAGTGATGTTGATGAGCTCTATAGCACGTTGCCACTAGATGAGGTGGAGGGTCTTGAAGATCTAGTTACTGCTGGCCCCCTCGTCAAG GGTACTCCTCTGAGCATGAAGAGTTCTGTGGCAGCGTCAGCATCTCAAGTTCGG AGCATAAGTCTGCCAACACACCATCAGAGTAGTTCTCAAGAGAAGACTGACGATACAACTTTACCGGATAGCAATTCTGACACAATTCCAAAAACCCCTCCCCAAAAGAATGGGGCCCTTCACTCAGCACCATCAACACCCCTTGGGGAACGTCCAAGTTTTAATGCGCCCGTCAGTAGTGTTCCAAATGCACCAGTTGCTTTATCAACTTCCATTCCTGTTCAGACTTCCACAGAAAGCATGGGAAGTTTGTCTCCAGTGGCGGCCAAGGAAGAAGATGCAACAACCTTGCCTTCCCGTAAACCAACCTCATCTGTTGCTGATGCTCCACCGAGGGGCATTGGTAGAGTTAATATCCCCACCCAGCCCCAACTAAGTCAGCCTTTGTCTCCAAGTCCAGCTAACGGAGCTCGCGTGAGTGCTACTTCAGCAGCTGAAGTTGCAAAGAGAAATATAATGGGAGTTGAGAGCAATGTCCAACCTCTAACCTCTCCGCTCAGCAAAATGGTATTACCACCAGCTGCGAAGGGTAATGATGGAACTGTCTCTGATAGTAACCCTGGTGATGTTGGGGCAAGCATCGGTAGAGCTTATTCACCGTCTATTGTATCTGGTTCGCAGTGGAGGCCTGGGAGTCCCTTTCAGAGTCAGAATGAAACG GTCCGTGGAAGAACTGAAATAGCACCAGATCAAAGGGAGAAATTCTTACAGCGGTACCAGCAAGTACAACAAGGCCATGGTAACCTCTTAGGCATGGCTTCTCTATCCGGAGGAAACGAGAAGCAGTTTTCTTCGCAACAGCAAAATCCGCTTTTACAGCAG AGCTCTGCCATCTCTACTCATGGTGGCTCGGGAATTCAGGCACCAGGGTTTAATGTCATGAGTTCTGCCTCCTTACAGCACTCGTCAAATGCCATGTCTCAACAATTTGGTCAGCAGCCTTCTGTTGCAG ATGTCGATCATGCCAGAAATGATGAGCAGCTGCAACAAAACTTACCTGATGATTCAACTTCCATAGCAGCTTCAAAAACTATTCCAAACGAGGATGATTCTAAAGGTCTATTTGATAATCCG TCGGGAATGCCCAGCTACATGTTGGATCAAGTACAGGTAACTAGGGACGGCCCTGATTTCTCTCCTGGACAACCCATACAACCCGGCCAACCTTCAAGTAGCCACGGGGTCATAGGACGTAGAAGTAACTCTGAACTAGGAGCTATTGGTGACCCTTCAGCTTTAGGGCCAATGAACGATCAGATGCACAATCTCCAGATGCTTGAAGCTGCTTTCTACAGACTTCCTCAACCCAAAGATTCAGAACGTCCTCGACCCTATACTCCG AGGAACCCAGCAATCACACCTCAATCATTTCCCCAAACACAAGCGCCAATCGTAAGCAACCCTTTGTTCTGGGAACGTTTAGGCAGCGATGCTTTTGGAACCGAGCCTTTGTTCTTTGCATTTTACTATCAGCAG AACTCGTATCAGCAGTATCTAGCGGCAAAAGAGCTGAAGAAACAGTCATGGAGATACCACAGAAAGTTCAACACATGGTTTCAGAGACACAAGGAGCCAACGATTGCAACTGACGAGTATGAACAAGGAGCCTATGTATACTTTGATTTCCAAACCCCAAAAGACGAGAATCGAGATGGAGGATG GGTTCAAAGGATCAAAAACGAGTTCACGTTTGAATACAGTTATCTTGAAGATGAACTCGCCGTATAG
- the LOC106335602 gene encoding CCR4-NOT transcription complex subunit 3-like isoform X3, with product MGASRKLQGEIDRVLKKVQEGVDVFDSIWNKWNVYDTDNVNQKEKFEADLKKEIKKLQRYRDQIKTWIQSSEIKDKKVSASYEQSLVDARKLIEREMERFKICEKETKTKAFSKEGLGQQPKTDPKEKAKSETRDWLNNVVSELESQIDSFEAELEGLSVKKGKSRPPRLTHLETSITRHKDHIIKLELILRLLDNDELSPEQVNDVKDFLDDYVERNQDDFDEFSDVDELYSTLPLDEVEGLEDLVTAGPLVKGTPLSMKSSVAASASQVRSISLPTHHQSSSQEKTDDTTLPDSNSDTIPKTPPQKNGALHSAPSTPLGERPSFNAPVSSVPNAPVALSTSIPVQTSTESMGSLSPVAAKEEDATTLPSRKPTSSVADAPPRGIGRVNIPTQPQLSQPLSPSPANGARVSATSAAEVAKRNIMGVESNVQPLTSPLSKMVLPPAAKGNDGTVSDSNPGDVGASIGRAYSPSIVSGSQWRPGSPFQSQNETVRGRTEIAPDQREKFLQRYQQVQQGHGNLLGMASLSGGNEKQFSSQQQNPLLQQSSAISTHGGSGIQAPGFNVMSSASLQHSSNAMSQQFGQQPSVADVDHARNDEQLQQNLPDDSTSIAASKTIPNEDDSKGLFDNPVTRDGPDFSPGQPIQPGQPSSSHGVIGRRSNSELGAIGDPSALGPMNDQMHNLQMLEAAFYRLPQPKDSERPRPYTPRNPAITPQSFPQTQAPIVSNPLFWERLGSDAFGTEPLFFAFYYQQNSYQQYLAAKELKKQSWRYHRKFNTWFQRHKEPTIATDEYEQGAYVYFDFQTPKDENRDGGWVQRIKNEFTFEYSYLEDELAV from the exons ATGGGAGCGAGTCGGAAGCTACAAGGCGAGATAGATCGGGTGCTGAAGAAGGTTCAAGAAGGTGTCGATGTCTTCGACAGCATCTGGAACAAG TGGAAT GTATATGATACGGATAATGTTAACCAAAAGGAAAAGTTTGAGGCTGACTTGAAGAAGGAGATCAAGAAGCTGCAGCGGTATAGGGACCAGATCAAGACTTGGATTCAGTCTAGTGAGATCAAAGATAAAAAA GTCAGTGCATCATATGAGCAATCCCTGGTTGACGCTCGGAAGCTCATTGAGCGAGAAATGGAGAGGTTTAAAATATGTGAGAAAGAGACCAAGACAAAAGCATTCTCTAAGGAAGGGCTGGGTCAGCAACCTAAAACT GACCCAAAAGAGAAAGCAAAGTCAGAGACAAGAGATTGGTTGAACAATGTG GTGAGCGAACTCGAGTCGCAGATTGATAGCTTTGAAGCTGAGTTGGAAGGACTATCTGTCAAAAAAGGGAAGTCAAGGCCGCCCAGATTG ACACATCTTGAGACATCTATCACAAGACACAAGGATCACATAATAAAGTTGGAATTGATATTAAGGCTTCTGGACAATGATGAATTAAGTCCAGAACAAGTAAATGACGTCAAAGATTTTCTGGATGATTATGTTGAACGAAATCAG GATGATTTTGACGAATTCAGTGATGTTGATGAGCTCTATAGCACGTTGCCACTAGATGAGGTGGAGGGTCTTGAAGATCTAGTTACTGCTGGCCCCCTCGTCAAG GGTACTCCTCTGAGCATGAAGAGTTCTGTGGCAGCGTCAGCATCTCAAGTTCGG AGCATAAGTCTGCCAACACACCATCAGAGTAGTTCTCAAGAGAAGACTGACGATACAACTTTACCGGATAGCAATTCTGACACAATTCCAAAAACCCCTCCCCAAAAGAATGGGGCCCTTCACTCAGCACCATCAACACCCCTTGGGGAACGTCCAAGTTTTAATGCGCCCGTCAGTAGTGTTCCAAATGCACCAGTTGCTTTATCAACTTCCATTCCTGTTCAGACTTCCACAGAAAGCATGGGAAGTTTGTCTCCAGTGGCGGCCAAGGAAGAAGATGCAACAACCTTGCCTTCCCGTAAACCAACCTCATCTGTTGCTGATGCTCCACCGAGGGGCATTGGTAGAGTTAATATCCCCACCCAGCCCCAACTAAGTCAGCCTTTGTCTCCAAGTCCAGCTAACGGAGCTCGCGTGAGTGCTACTTCAGCAGCTGAAGTTGCAAAGAGAAATATAATGGGAGTTGAGAGCAATGTCCAACCTCTAACCTCTCCGCTCAGCAAAATGGTATTACCACCAGCTGCGAAGGGTAATGATGGAACTGTCTCTGATAGTAACCCTGGTGATGTTGGGGCAAGCATCGGTAGAGCTTATTCACCGTCTATTGTATCTGGTTCGCAGTGGAGGCCTGGGAGTCCCTTTCAGAGTCAGAATGAAACG GTCCGTGGAAGAACTGAAATAGCACCAGATCAAAGGGAGAAATTCTTACAGCGGTACCAGCAAGTACAACAAGGCCATGGTAACCTCTTAGGCATGGCTTCTCTATCCGGAGGAAACGAGAAGCAGTTTTCTTCGCAACAGCAAAATCCGCTTTTACAGCAG AGCTCTGCCATCTCTACTCATGGTGGCTCGGGAATTCAGGCACCAGGGTTTAATGTCATGAGTTCTGCCTCCTTACAGCACTCGTCAAATGCCATGTCTCAACAATTTGGTCAGCAGCCTTCTGTTGCAG ATGTCGATCATGCCAGAAATGATGAGCAGCTGCAACAAAACTTACCTGATGATTCAACTTCCATAGCAGCTTCAAAAACTATTCCAAACGAGGATGATTCTAAAGGTCTATTTGATAATCCG GTAACTAGGGACGGCCCTGATTTCTCTCCTGGACAACCCATACAACCCGGCCAACCTTCAAGTAGCCACGGGGTCATAGGACGTAGAAGTAACTCTGAACTAGGAGCTATTGGTGACCCTTCAGCTTTAGGGCCAATGAACGATCAGATGCACAATCTCCAGATGCTTGAAGCTGCTTTCTACAGACTTCCTCAACCCAAAGATTCAGAACGTCCTCGACCCTATACTCCG AGGAACCCAGCAATCACACCTCAATCATTTCCCCAAACACAAGCGCCAATCGTAAGCAACCCTTTGTTCTGGGAACGTTTAGGCAGCGATGCTTTTGGAACCGAGCCTTTGTTCTTTGCATTTTACTATCAGCAG AACTCGTATCAGCAGTATCTAGCGGCAAAAGAGCTGAAGAAACAGTCATGGAGATACCACAGAAAGTTCAACACATGGTTTCAGAGACACAAGGAGCCAACGATTGCAACTGACGAGTATGAACAAGGAGCCTATGTATACTTTGATTTCCAAACCCCAAAAGACGAGAATCGAGATGGAGGATG GGTTCAAAGGATCAAAAACGAGTTCACGTTTGAATACAGTTATCTTGAAGATGAACTCGCCGTATAG